The following proteins come from a genomic window of Acidobacteriaceae bacterium:
- a CDS encoding outer membrane beta-barrel protein — protein sequence MRLRNFGLNLAAALALVAGGAHAQTAQPTANKLFEISSFGGLNGTYTGLSGGRNLGITAGVDVGIRSFHGFRPFLEGRGTYAIDGGQIDRQKNALGGIRVERQLRPSLRVYGDFLLGRGEIDYENGGYPSPDRQYLILRSTSDVYSPGGGAEYRLTEHVSALVDAQFQRYDTPATVSGSLWSKAVMVGARYRFNFNRRGYAAAP from the coding sequence TTGCGTCTTAGAAATTTTGGATTGAACCTGGCCGCCGCACTTGCGCTCGTCGCAGGGGGTGCGCACGCACAAACCGCGCAGCCGACGGCGAATAAGCTGTTTGAGATTTCATCGTTTGGTGGATTAAACGGAACCTATACAGGGCTTTCCGGCGGCCGGAATCTCGGCATCACGGCCGGCGTCGACGTTGGGATTCGCTCGTTCCATGGCTTTCGTCCGTTCCTGGAGGGACGCGGCACGTATGCGATAGACGGCGGCCAGATCGACAGGCAGAAGAACGCGCTTGGCGGCATTCGCGTGGAGCGGCAACTGCGGCCGAGCTTGCGCGTGTACGGCGATTTTCTACTGGGACGCGGAGAGATTGATTACGAGAACGGCGGCTATCCTTCACCGGACCGCCAGTATTTGATTCTCCGCAGCACGTCTGATGTGTACTCGCCGGGTGGTGGAGCGGAGTACAGGCTCACGGAGCATGTGTCCGCGCTTGTTGATGCGCAGTTCCAGCGGTATGACACGCCGGCTACGGTTTCAGGATCGCTCTGGTCGAAGGCGGTGATGGTTGGCGCGCGCTACCGGTTCAACTTCAACCGGCGTGGATATGCGGCCGCTCCCTAG
- the atpD gene encoding F0F1 ATP synthase subunit beta encodes MAEENIGKVISVSGPAVDVQFGEAKMPPIYQAIRVTSDGFDVPQPIDVILEVQQHLGEGRVRCIAMTATEGMVRGMKATDTGSGIMVPVGRPTLGRVLNVLGQPVDELGPVNAEVHMPIHRQAPAFDEQSTSEEMFETGVKVIDLIQPFLKGGKIGLFGGAGVGKTVIIQELINNVAMKHGGFSVFAGVGERTREGNDLWHEFQESGVIDLKDLPKSKAALIYGQMTEPPGARLRVALTGLTVAEYFRDEEGADTLLFIDNIFRFTQAGSEVSTLLGRMPSAVGYQPNLATEMGELQERITSTKKGSVTSVQAVYVPADDLTDPAPATTFAHLDATTVLSRPLSELGIYPAVDPLASTSRILTPRVVGQEHYDVAQGVKRILQRYKDLQDIIAILGIDELSEEDKLTVARARKVQRFLSQPFHVAEIFTGIPGAYVKVEDTVRSFKEIIEGKHDDIPEQAFYLKGGIEDVMAAAEKMKATA; translated from the coding sequence ATGGCAGAAGAGAACATTGGCAAAGTCATCAGCGTTAGCGGCCCGGCCGTTGACGTGCAATTCGGCGAGGCGAAGATGCCTCCGATCTACCAGGCAATCCGCGTCACAAGTGACGGGTTCGATGTCCCGCAACCGATCGACGTCATCTTGGAGGTGCAGCAGCATCTGGGCGAAGGCCGCGTGCGCTGCATCGCGATGACGGCGACCGAAGGTATGGTTCGCGGCATGAAAGCCACCGACACGGGCTCTGGGATCATGGTTCCGGTGGGTCGCCCAACGCTGGGACGCGTGCTGAACGTGCTCGGTCAGCCCGTCGACGAGCTCGGCCCCGTCAACGCTGAGGTCCACATGCCGATTCACCGGCAGGCTCCCGCGTTCGACGAGCAGTCGACCTCGGAAGAGATGTTCGAGACCGGCGTGAAGGTCATTGACCTCATCCAGCCATTCTTGAAGGGCGGCAAGATCGGCCTCTTCGGTGGCGCGGGCGTCGGCAAAACCGTCATCATCCAGGAGCTCATCAACAACGTCGCGATGAAGCACGGCGGTTTCTCGGTGTTTGCCGGGGTGGGTGAGCGCACGCGCGAGGGCAATGATCTCTGGCATGAGTTTCAGGAGTCGGGCGTTATCGACCTCAAGGACCTGCCGAAGTCGAAGGCCGCGCTGATCTATGGGCAGATGACCGAGCCGCCAGGGGCGCGTTTGCGCGTCGCGCTGACCGGCCTCACCGTCGCTGAGTACTTCCGCGACGAAGAAGGCGCCGATACGCTGCTCTTCATCGACAACATCTTCCGCTTCACGCAGGCCGGTTCTGAGGTTTCCACGCTGCTGGGCCGTATGCCGTCGGCCGTAGGCTACCAGCCGAACCTCGCCACCGAAATGGGCGAACTGCAGGAGCGCATCACGTCGACCAAGAAGGGTTCCGTCACGTCAGTGCAGGCCGTTTACGTGCCCGCCGATGACCTTACCGATCCGGCGCCGGCGACGACCTTCGCCCACCTCGATGCCACGACCGTGCTCTCACGTCCGCTGTCGGAACTTGGTATCTATCCGGCTGTCGATCCTTTGGCCTCGACCTCGCGCATCCTGACGCCGCGGGTCGTCGGCCAGGAGCACTACGATGTCGCACAGGGTGTGAAGCGCATTCTGCAGCGCTACAAGGACCTGCAGGACATTATCGCCATCCTCGGCATCGACGAGCTCTCGGAAGAAGACAAGCTCACCGTCGCCCGCGCTCGTAAAGTGCAGCGCTTCCTCTCGCAGCCGTTCCACGTCGCGGAAATCTTCACCGGAATTCCGGGTGCGTATGTGAAGGTCGAGGACACGGTGCGCAGCTTCAAAGAGATCATCGAGGGCAAGCACGACGATATTCCGGAGCAGGCGTTTTATCTAAAGGGCGGCATCGAAGACGTGATGGCGGCTGCGGAGAAGATGAAGGCGACGGCGTAA
- a CDS encoding DUF3147 family protein: MSDLIIRFLVGGVVVSVFAILGDVLYPKSFAGLFSAAPSVALATLALTIHKDGKLYAAQEVKTMLLGCAGFLVYAVLVRCVLRRYRASANVISIVLIPVWFAVTLGTWILLNGRQ, from the coding sequence ATGAGCGATCTCATAATTCGTTTCCTGGTTGGCGGTGTGGTGGTCAGCGTCTTCGCGATCCTTGGAGACGTGCTTTATCCCAAGAGCTTCGCTGGGCTGTTCAGCGCGGCGCCCTCAGTGGCATTGGCAACGCTCGCCCTGACGATACACAAGGATGGAAAACTCTACGCTGCACAGGAAGTCAAGACCATGCTGCTCGGTTGCGCGGGCTTTCTTGTCTATGCGGTGCTCGTCCGCTGTGTTCTCAGACGCTATAGAGCCAGTGCAAACGTTATAAGCATCGTGCTTATCCCGGTGTGGTTTGCCGTGACGCTTGGGACGTGGATTTTGTTGAACGGAAGGCAGTGA
- a CDS encoding DUF3147 family protein, with the protein MVDAKLSSLKETKPHEYLVRFAFGGAATVLAGLVAKHFGPGAGGLFLAFPAIFPATATLIESHEKKRMAKIGHDGSNRGRIAASIDAGGAALGCVGLAGFAVVLWILLPQHNPVLILIGALAIWMVVSIGLWELRRRRIFGVRLRVLR; encoded by the coding sequence TTGGTCGACGCGAAGCTATCCTCGCTGAAAGAAACGAAGCCGCACGAATACCTCGTGCGCTTTGCATTTGGCGGAGCGGCTACCGTTCTCGCCGGCCTGGTTGCGAAACATTTTGGCCCTGGTGCCGGTGGCCTCTTCCTCGCGTTTCCGGCGATTTTTCCAGCAACCGCAACTCTGATTGAGAGCCACGAAAAGAAGCGCATGGCAAAGATCGGCCATGATGGAAGCAATCGCGGCCGAATCGCAGCCAGCATTGACGCAGGGGGCGCCGCACTCGGCTGCGTCGGTCTTGCAGGATTTGCGGTCGTTCTCTGGATATTACTTCCGCAGCATAACCCTGTGCTGATCCTGATCGGGGCGCTTGCGATCTGGATGGTCGTGTCGATCGGTCTCTGGGAGCTGCGGCGGAGACGCATCTTCGGGGTTCGGCTCCGCGTGCTCAGATAG
- the atpC gene encoding ATP synthase F1 subunit epsilon, whose product MAENGNNSGLLKVRLVTPDRVLLDATASAVELPSMSGYLEALYGAAPLLAELGAGQVRLHDGSAGEQVFFVAWGFVEVLPERVTILAETALHPEEIDVAEAQRELQRAQELWNQAGDDQARYDEANAAARVAEEKLAAAQGKASAAH is encoded by the coding sequence ATGGCAGAGAACGGAAACAATTCGGGGCTGCTGAAGGTACGGCTGGTGACGCCGGACCGCGTGCTGCTGGACGCGACGGCGTCGGCGGTAGAGCTGCCGTCGATGTCCGGCTACCTGGAGGCGCTATACGGAGCCGCTCCGCTGCTCGCGGAGCTGGGTGCAGGCCAAGTACGGTTGCACGATGGAAGCGCGGGCGAGCAGGTGTTCTTCGTTGCGTGGGGCTTCGTCGAGGTGCTCCCGGAGCGTGTCACCATTCTCGCCGAGACAGCCTTGCATCCGGAGGAGATCGACGTAGCTGAGGCGCAGCGTGAGCTGCAGCGCGCGCAGGAACTTTGGAATCAGGCTGGTGATGATCAGGCCAGATACGACGAGGCAAATGCCGCCGCGCGAGTCGCCGAGGAGAAGCTTGCTGCGGCACAGGGTAAGGCTTCCGCAGCGCACTGA
- a CDS encoding YXWGXW repeat-containing protein — MQIKRTLRTFFAAAALTGAALIAAPTPQAHAAVFVSVAFAPPAIPVYEQPLCPGDGYLWTPGYWAWGPDGYYWVDGAWVEPPYVDALWTPGWWGFGGGLYYWHPGYWGRTVGYYGGINYGFGYFGTGFYGGYWNGGHFFYNRAYGHFGAGFHGNVYERREANFNGRPGGAAFAAHPPAQFAAATHGAEAFHGSAINGTPRGTEAFANRNTNGFANRQQGFADRGAVNNYNHGGQSFENRGAQPDVNRAPSAPAGNFNRGGSAPAPHYSAPSGGGSRGGSGGGSHGGGGGHR, encoded by the coding sequence ATGCAGATCAAGCGCACACTTCGCACCTTTTTCGCAGCAGCCGCACTAACGGGAGCAGCTCTCATCGCGGCGCCCACACCCCAGGCACACGCGGCGGTCTTCGTCTCCGTGGCCTTCGCTCCACCGGCCATTCCCGTCTACGAGCAGCCGCTCTGCCCCGGCGACGGCTACCTCTGGACGCCCGGCTACTGGGCCTGGGGTCCCGACGGCTACTACTGGGTCGATGGCGCCTGGGTTGAACCGCCCTACGTCGACGCGCTCTGGACACCTGGCTGGTGGGGATTTGGCGGCGGCCTCTACTACTGGCATCCCGGCTACTGGGGACGCACTGTCGGCTATTACGGCGGCATTAACTACGGCTTCGGGTATTTCGGAACCGGCTTCTACGGCGGCTACTGGAACGGCGGTCACTTCTTCTACAACCGCGCCTACGGCCACTTTGGCGCCGGATTCCACGGCAATGTTTATGAGCGCCGTGAAGCCAACTTCAACGGCCGTCCCGGCGGCGCTGCCTTCGCGGCCCATCCGCCCGCTCAGTTCGCTGCTGCCACGCATGGTGCAGAGGCCTTTCACGGCTCGGCCATCAACGGAACGCCACGCGGAACGGAGGCCTTTGCCAACCGCAACACGAACGGGTTCGCCAACCGTCAGCAGGGCTTCGCCGATCGCGGCGCAGTAAACAACTACAACCACGGCGGACAGAGCTTCGAGAATCGCGGCGCTCAGCCCGACGTCAACCGTGCACCCTCCGCCCCGGCCGGCAACTTCAACCGCGGCGGCAGCGCCCCTGCTCCTCACTACAGTGCACCGTCAGGCGGTGGTTCTCGGGGCGGCAGTGGCGGCGGCTCGCATGGGGGCGGCGGAGGACACCGCTAA